TTTGCACTTGTCGGCTTAAAGCGTCCGCTACAACATTAGCCTTGCCTGGGTGATAATTAATggtacagtcataatcttcaAGAAATTTCACCCACCGACGCTGTCTTAAGTTTAACTCCTTCTGAGAGAATAAGTATTTCAAACTCTTATGGTCGGTATACACCTCAAAAGTCACTCCATAtaagtaatgcctccacttctttAATGCAAAAACTACAGCGGCCAGTTCTAAGTCATGAGTGGGGTAATTTCgctcgtggggttttaacttcctagaggcataggAAATTACGCTCCCATTTTGCATTAGAacacaccccaaaccttccCTTGAGGCGTCCGTATATACCATAAAACTATCTCTCCCATTTGGTAAAGCTAAAACAGGTGCCGACGTTAACCTTTTCTTCAATTCCCGAAAACTAGATTCACACTTAGAATTCCAGACAAAATGACCATGCTTTTTGgtcaggtcggttaaaggaccggctaACTTGGAGAAATCTTTGATAAACCGACGGTAATACCCGGCTAAACCTAGAAAACTACGGACCTCAGTCGGGGTTTCCGGGTTTTTCCACTCAGCTACAGCCTCCACTTTCACTGGATCCACAGAAATTCCATCTTTAGATATTATATGccctagaaaagaaatttgctccaaccaaaactcacatttgctaaacttggcatataactgatgttcccttaaGGTCTGCAAAACTATCCTCAAATGCCGTTCGTGTTCCTCTCGAGTCTtggaatacaccaaaatatcatcgatAAATACTAcaacaaattgatccaagtagggtttaaagactcgatgcattaaatccataaatgcaGCAGGGGCATtcgttaaaccaaaaggcatcacaGCGAACTCAAAATGACCATATCTGGAATTAAAGGCAGTCTTCGGTATATCCTCTTGCCTAATTCGTAACTGGTAGTAGCCTTGCCTCAAGTCCAACTTAGAGAAAACTACTGCCCCTTGtagttggtcaaacaattcatcaatgtgtgGTAAGGGATATTTATTTTTCACCGTAACATCATTTAGGCCACGATAGTCAATGCACAGTCTTAAACtaccatcctttttcttaacaaataacacTGGCGCCCCCCACGGTGACTCACTTTCtcgaataaaccctcgttctaACAGATCTTGTAACTGCAGTTTCAACTCTTTAAGTTCGGCgggggccattcggtatggcGTTTTTGCAATGGGAGCAGTTCCAGGTACTAAATCGATCTTAAATTCTATTTCCCTTTCTGATGGCATCGATTTCAACTCATCGGGAAAGACATCAGGAAATTCATTCACTACTAAAACATCCTCCAGTTTCACTTTATCTCCAGGAGTATTAATTCAGAAGGCTAAGTAGCCTTGCGCCCCCTTACTCAACAACTTTCTGGCTCGGATTCCCGAAacaagtgcagacgaggctaacctACCTCTCACGTCTAACCATAAAGTTGCCTATCCGGGTATCGAGAATTCTACCACCTTTGTTTTACAGTTCAATTGGGCGTTATAACGGGCTAGCAAATCCATGCCTATAATTACATCGTATCCCTTAAGGTCTAAACTTATCAAGTCACCCACTAACTTCCGTTCTCCTacccaaatctcacaatttttatagACCATATTGGTAATCAGGCTTTGATTCCCAGTGGGTGTTTTCACTTCTAAATCATATGGCAACTTAACAGGATTCACAGCAATACCACACATAAAGGTAGGATTCACAAAAGAATGGGTTGCCCCAGGGTCAATCAAAAGTTTAGCTAAGCGGTGGaatatagggatcgtaccttccactactTCCGAGGAATCCGGAACTCGCCGGTGGTCCAAAGCAAAAACCCTAGCAGAGGTTTTGGGTCGACTAGCACTGGCTGTAGGTTGCTTAGGGTTTGACTTTTCCGACTGAGTACCCCCGTTCCCGTCACAATTCTTAACAGGGCAAGTGGCAATCTGGTGTTCAGAACTTCCACAAACAAGGCACTTTTTCAActttttccagcaattgtcttcgGTATGATTTGGCttaccacaatatccacagcTTACACGTGTGGTGGGTGCGGGAACTCCTTGGGAGCCAGTCTTCTGTTGTCCCTGTCCCCTTCCACTTTGAGCTCCTCTAGATGAAGTTCCTCCTCTCGGTATCCCTGTAATTCGACCTCCACCCGCACCTCTTCCAAACTTCGGAGGtggcacattctgatcacctcGGCTAGGAGTACTACTGGACGCACCACGTCTCTTAGCCTGAAAGGTCCGAACTTGAGATCGGGCCTGCTCCACACGTTGAGCCTTTTCAAGCGCATCCTTAAAGGTGTCAATTTGAGCGGCAGCTAAATCCTTTTGGATTTCTACATTCAAGCCTTGTATAAACCGCCTTATACGCTTTTGCTCACTTACCACTAATTCTGGGGCAAACTTGGAAAGTCGGGTGAACTGCGTTTCATACTCTGCCACACTTGAAGTGCCTTGGCGCAGTTTAATGAACtcatcctcccttttctccTGAATTAAGGGTGGAAGGAATTTCTCATTGAATTCCCTCGTGAAGTTTAACCAGGTACGTGGGGTTTGCtccctttcccacttggcccttactacgttccaccaggaacgggccgcgcCTTCCAGCTGGAAGACAGCGAAGGTAACTTGCCTCTCTTCAGAGTAATGCAACGCAGCGAATATATCCTCCATTCGCTCGAACCAATTCTCTGCAACTTCAGGTTCaggtcctccaagaaattttggaggagcaaacttttgaaaccgcTCCAAGGCCCTATCCTCGCCTACTTCGAGGTCCCTTTGTTGGTTACCAGGTACTTGACCCTGCTGGTCAACCAAGCGGGCCAACAAATCAGTCATTCGATTAATAGCTGTTGCTACTTGGTCCCCTCCATCACCTCGGGGTTCCTGGTTTTGATTCGCCACCGAACCTTGTTCCTCCCCTTGATCTTGGACTTGCCTGGGTTCTCGTCCACGGCCCCGAGTACGCCTTTGTCTAGTCTCCATTATTACTCAGTGGCCTAGTGCCCAAGTACGATAACTAACCGGGTAAGCAATATGATATATGATAGATGCTCATATGAAAAGTCAAGTaagaaatgaaaatcgaaaACACGACAAGCAAGTGAAATGCATTGTAGTTAAAATTAATGACGGAATAAAGCCAAAGGTCAAAAGTCAATAGTCAACAGTCAATAGTCCAAGATCAAGATCAACAGTCAAAGTATTATACATTAAGGGACTTATAGCAGTCATTTACAAGCTAACGAAACCAAAATAGCAAGTACGAGTCCCAAAAGTACCGATATAGTCATATCAAGGAAAACCTAACACGAGTAGTCAAAAGAGCTATACAACCACCAGGTCACCACCTCCCCTAACCTGTCTATGTACAATGTCAAAATCATCCACTATCCTAGCCAAATGGTGAAGATCTAGTCAGTGGCGGAACTAGCTGACCCCCCACTCTCAGTAGGTTCATCTTCTGAGCCAATGTCCATATAAGAAGCCTCATCACTTGCTTCTCCTAGAAGGTCGTCACAAACATTCAGAATGGACTCCGCCCTAGTCCTCACCTTCAT
The Coffea arabica cultivar ET-39 chromosome 6c, Coffea Arabica ET-39 HiFi, whole genome shotgun sequence genome window above contains:
- the LOC113735789 gene encoding uncharacterized protein gives rise to the protein METRQRRTRGRGREPRQVQDQGEEQGSVANQNQEPRGDGGDQVATAINRMTDLLARLVDQQGQVPGNQQRDLEVGEDRALERFQKFAPPKFLGGPEPEVAENWFERMEDIFAALHYSEERQVTFAVFQLEGAARSWWNVVRAKWEREQTPRTWLNFTREFNEKFLPPLIQEKREDEFIKLRQGTSSVAEYETQFTRLSKFAPELVVSEQKRIRRFIQGLNVEIQKDLAAAQIDTFKDALEKAQRVEQARSQVRTFQAKRRGASSSTPSRGDQNVPPPKFGRGAGGGRITGIPRGGTSSRGAQSGRGQGQQKTGSQGVPAPTTRVSCGYCGKPNHTEDNCWKKLKKCLVCGSSEHQIATCPVKNCDGNGGTQSEKSNPKQPTASASRPKTSARVFALDHRRVPDSSEVVEGTIPIFHRLAKLLIDPGATHSFVNPTFMCGIAVNPVKLPYDLEVKTPTGNQSLITNMVYKNCEIWVGERKLVGDLISLDLKGYDVIIGMDLLARYNAQLNCKTKVVEFSIPG